The DNA sequence catgTAGCCTTTCGATTGTGGTTAGATGTGTTAGGGGGGTACCATTCCAAGGTAGGTTTTTCCCTggacttttcatgttttaattgtGTTTGGCCTTAGTTGGGGAGTAGTGGGGGTAGTGTCCGCATTCGGGCTGAGCAACCGATCTCTTAGACTGACTGGATGGTCcccccatgtaggtatggctcgcacgACCTCCCGGGCTTCCCCTTCTCCCGCGGCGTACGATCCCTACGCTTGGGTCGTTTCCGATGTGAAGGATTCGCCTAACCAAATGGGtgaggaggagctcaccgagttccgacaagccgAGTACTTGTGCGGAGGGACCGATGAGGAAGCCAATTATGACGTCTTTGTCCCGGCTCCTCACAAGCGATTGTACGAGATCAATTTCAACCATCCCCGAGTTgccgactggatttggttcCATGTTTACTCAAGTTGGGGTTCGCATTCCGTTTTCCGCCTTCCAAATGGCGCTTTTAGGTCGGGTTTCCGTGGCaccgtcgcagttgcatccgaacagcTGGGCCTCAATCCGCTGTTTTGAGATGGTTTGTGAATACCTTGATCTGCCGGTGTTTGtagatgtttttcttttcttcttcaatcttacAAACCCTTCGAAGGAGGGGAAACATAAAAaggggttcatgtccttccggtctgcccaaggtcggaggatttttggtttgtttgaggACTCCTATCACGGATTTAAGGACAAATATTTCAAGGTCCGCCCTGTCAAAGGTCGTCATCCCTTTTGGTTGTCGTTGGAGGGGGTACGCCTTATCCCGACCTATTGGAGCTTCGGGGCAGGGTCCAATGCCTTCGTCAAGGTAACCTACAAAGGCATGTCTGCGGTGGATAGGAAGATTGCCGACGTGTTGATGGCAGTCTTCGGGAGGAATCATGTGAATCCTCACCTCCTCATGGGTGGTCGGGAGGCCGGTcgtaattatatttgtgagaaGCCTCTGCTTGTTTTGCCTCTTATCTTCTTGCTTTTGTTAATAATTTGTTGCGACTAACCGACTTcacttcctctctctctcttttttacAGTGGGGATGTCTGCCGAGATAACGGGTCTCCCTAACTTGTTCCAAACCTTCATGTGTGCAAGTGATGACGAGGGAGGTAATGAGAAATCTGCCACTGAGAAGTCTGCTGCTCCCCCGGAGGACAAGGCTGCTTCCGAGCAAGGGACTGCGGCCGACAAGACCGGCACCTCGGCTCAAGGTGCCGCGATCGAAGGCGACAAGGCGGTTCACGTTTCCCCCTTCCGTGAGGTGATCGGCACTGGGGGTTCGACGTCTAATCCTGATGCCGATGACGAGGTGGAAGAGGTCCCTAGCCtcaagaggaagaggaagtCGTCGTCAAGTCCTGAGGGGGTCCTTACGGTCATGGAGAGGAATTTTGATGCCGGGAACTTTATAGATTCCCAGCTGATTCCCGGTACTGAAGAGTATTTTCATGAGTCATCTCTTGCCGggcaggcgaggtggatgtaccgtACCCTTTTACGCGGCGCAGTGATAGCTCGGAAAGCCGAGTTCGAACTGTCTGGGATGGAGTCCCTCCGCAGGAGGTTGGAGTCTGCTGGGAAGGCTAATAACGAGCTTAAAAGTGAAGTTGAGACTCTCCGGGAGCAGCTGACCCAATCTGAAGAGAAGCTTGACGCCGCCGAGAAGAAAGCTACTGCTGCCGAAAAGAAGGCCACTACCGCTGAGAAGAAATTGGAAGAGTCAGACACCACGGTTTCACGTCTTGTCGAGCGCGAAATGGCTTTGGAGAGTCAGGTCGGCGCGGCACAGAAACGGGTGGCCGAAATCGAGAAGGAGAAGCAGATCGCGGAGGCCGAATTGGCAACATGGAAAGCAAAGTATAAAGACGTCGTCAAGCAAGGGAAGGGTGCGATTTTGGCGACCGAGGAGGCCCTCAAAGCTCAGGTTAAAATTGTTGCTCCCGAGTTCGACACGTCGGCGATCGGCGTTTTCAAGGTCATTAAAGACGGCAAAATTGTTGACGTCCCCAAGAAATGAACCCTCTGTCTAAAACTTTTGTAGTTTAGCCGTTTTATTTTGGCTTTTGTGAACAATTTGACTATTTAGTCGTTTGCCTATTTTAACGTAGTTAACTCTTTCTTATTCGTCTGGTTGTGCTATCGTTTCTATTAACCGTTATTGGTTTATAGTTGTCGTTTATATTGAGTCGTGGCCTTTTTGCGTAGTCGTTTGTTATCGCGATATTTGACgggctcccggggtgatcagtcccggggccGCGCATCGTTGTCGGATTGCGATAGAGCGGGTTGTCTGGAAAAAAGGAGaacaaaacaaaagagaaaatttGCGCAAGTATATCTTATTCGGTAATTGCATAAAGGACCCATAGGTCATAATGGAAAGTTCAAATCCGCAAATTAACCACTTAGCCTGATTGGTCGGCGTGTCGCCCCGCGTGTCAGGAGTAGAACCTTCTCAAGTTGTTCGCGTTCCATGTTCTTGGGACTTCCTTACCATTTAGCCTCTCTAACTTGAAAGCGCCTTTACCCATCGCTTCTTTGATTCTGTAGGGGCCTTCCCAGCTTACCGCCAGCTTGCCTGCTCCAGGGGTCGATGGGCCGATGTCGTTTCGTCTTAGGATGAGATCGTTTGGCTCGAATTCCCTtttgagcactttggtgttgtagcgTAGGGCCATTCTTTGTTTTAGCGCTATCTCTGACAAATGGGCCCTTTCTCTGGCTTCATCCATCAGGTCCTTTTCCACGGCTTCCTCCACTCCTTTCAAAAGTAGCCGGGGGCTCGGCTCCCCGATCTCTACGGGTATTACCGCATCTAACCTATATGTTAATCGGAAAGGAGTCTCCTTAGTGGAGGACTGTTCGGTTGTTCGGTAAGACCAGAGGACCGAGGCTAATtcgtcggcccaagcacccttTTTATTATCCAATCGCTTCTTCAGCCCTAAAAGGATAATCTTGTTCGCGGACTCCACCTGTCCGTTTGTTTGGGGGTGCTCTACCGAGGAGAACCTCTGTCTTATACCCAGGCCGgtgaggaattccgtgaacttCTTGTCAGTAAACTGCGTgccgttgtccgagatgacgactTCTGGAATCCCGAATCGCgttatcacctgcctccacatgaatttcttgcaattggatgaggatatgctagctagcggttcggcttctatccatttggtgtagtaatCAATGGCGACTATGAGATATTTGACTTGCCCGGGACCGACTGGGAAGGGTCCCAAAAGGTCGACTCCCCATTGAGAGAATGGCCGGGAGGACGTTAACAGGCTTAACTCGGAGGCCGGTGCCCTGTGGAAATTGGCGTTCTCTTGACACTTTTTTTTACGAACTCCTTGGAGTCTGCCATCATTGACGGCCAATAGTATCCGGCTCGAATTAATTTTCTTGCCAGGGCCTTACCTCCTATGTGGTGTCCGCAGCAGCCTTCAtggacttccctgaggacgtaGTCCGTTTGGTCGGGGTGTAAGCACTTCAGCAGGGGCTGGTTGAGTCCTTTCTTGAATAGCTGTCCTTGGATGACCGCGTATTTGGCTGCTTCCCTTCTCAGTTTCGCCGCGTCCTTTTCGTCGTCAGGGAGTTTGCCATTTTCTAGGAAGCTGGTGATAGGGTCTAGCCATGAAGAGCCCAGCCTTGACACGTGTAAAGTGACCGCTGGCTCTCTCGTCATAccttggatgagagaccggTTGCCTTCTCCCGGTTTAGTGCTGGCCAATTTTGATAGGAGAtctgcccgtgtgttcctttctctaGGAACGTGGTGGACCGTGACCTCCTCAAATTTTTGGCTTAAGTTTTTGACTTTTTCCAAGTACTTTTGTAACAACgagtctttggcttggtagctcccgtTTACCTGGGAGGTGACGACCTGAGAATCGCTGCATATTTCCAGCCTTGTTGCTCCGACTTCCGCTGCTAGGGTTAAGCCCCCTATaagggcttcatattctgcctggttgttcgaGATGGGAAATTCGAACCTGATCGACTGCTCGTATACTACCCCAACCGGGCTTTCCAGGATGATCCCGGCACCCCCAAATgtctggttggaggctccgtccacgtggagcttccaccgtgtgcTCGTCTCTTCGGTTGGATCCCCCGTTACTTCTACCAGAAAATCTGCCATCGCCTGCGCCTTGATGGCTTGTCGGGGTTCGTATCGTATGTCGTATTGGGAAAGttcgatggaccaagtcatcattcttcccgccaAGTCGGGTTTTTGAAGTACTTGCCGGATTCCCTGGTCCGTTCTTACGACAACCTGGTGACTTTGGAAATATTGCTTTAACCTTCGTGAGGAGGTCAAGAGTGCTAGAGCTAGCTTTTCTAGTTTGCTGTACCTTAACTCTGCCCCTTGCAGGGCTCTGCTTATGAAATAGACTGGTTGTTGAGCCCTCCCTTCTTCCCGCACCAGAACTGCGGCCAGGGCTTCTCCTGTTATGGCGAGGTATAGGTATAACGGCTCCCCGTCCTTTGGTTTCCCGAGCACAGGTGGAGCCGccaggatttccttgaagtgcCGAAAGGCTTCCTCACATGCGGGCGTCCACTCGAAcgccatccctttcttcatgaggttaaaGAACGGTAGGGCCTTTGTTGCCGATGCCCCGAGAAATCGGGATAATGAGGTCAGCCGCCCCGCCAACCTTTGGACGTCCTTGATACAGCCTGGGCTCTTCATCTGGAGTATCGCTTGGCACTTCTCCGGGTTggcttctacccctctctgagttatcataaatcctagaaacttgccggcttccatggcgaaggcgcaTTTGAGTGGATTCAGTCTCATGCCGTGTCGCCGGAGAGACGCGAATACATTTGCCAGATCCTTAAGGAGGTCGTCGGGTCGCATCGTTTTCGCGAGGATGTCGTCGACATAGACTTCCACTGTCCTGCCTATAAGGTCGTGGAATATCTTGTTCATCAGCCTCTGATATGTTGCCCCTGCGTTTTTCAAGCCGAACGGCATCACCTTGTAGCAGAAGGTTCCCCCCAGCGTTATGAACGCCGTCTTGTCTTCGTCTGGACGGTGCATCGGTATTTGGTTGtaaccggagtaggcgtccatgaagctTAAGTAATGGTAGCCCGCCGCAGCGTCGACGAGCGCGTCTATGTTAGGGAGGGGGAAACAATCCTTAGGGCATGCCTTGTTAAGGTCAGAGTAGTCCACACACATTCTCCACTTGCCGTTGTGCTTTTTCACTAGAACTACATTCGAGAGCCACGTCGAGTAGTCTACTTCTCGTATGAAacctgcttctaggaggctggCCGTCTGCCTGGCCACCTCCTCTGCCCTCTCTGTCGACATTTTTCTCCTCTGTTGTGCTACCGGGCGTGCTTCCGATCTGACGGCCAGATGGTGTGACATGATTTTTGGGTCTATGCCCGACATGTCGGCAGGCGTCCAGGCAAACAAATCCCTATTGGCCCTTATCATTTCGACCAAGGGCTCCTTTAACTCATGTGGGAGGTTCTTGTTGATGAACGTGAATTTCTCCTCCGTGTCGCCGATCATGAATTTTTCCAGGTCCCCTTCCGGTTCCGGTCTAGGCTTGTCGTCTACTCTGGCGTCCAGGTCAGCTAGGAACACGCCGGACGCCTCTTTTGATTTCTTCCTTAGggagaggctggcgttgtcgCAGGCGACCGCCGTCTCGAGATCCCCTCTTATGGACCCTATAGATCTATCATCGGTAACGAACTTCATGACTAGCAGCTTTGTATTGATTATCGCTTCAACGTCGTTTATCGTCTTCCTTCCCAAGATGATATTGTAGGCGGTGGAATCTCGGAGGATCACGAACTCGGCCATTGCCGACCTTCGACCTTGAGTTTGTCCTACTGAGATCGGTAGGGATATTACTCCGTCAggtttgatgaagtggtcgcccAATCCGATGACCCCGTATTGGTGAGTCGTCAGATCGGCGTCCCTTAGCCCCAGTGCGTCAAATacgttgcggaacatgatgtttgaatcAGCCCCTGTGTCGACAAGGATGCGCttgacgaggccggttcccactctggccgtAATGACCATGGGAGGATTTTTCGGGGCGTCGTCGAACCATTGGTCTTCCGGGCCGAAAGAAATGGATGGAGGCTTTTTATAGTTTCGCACCAACGAGGAGGAGACCGCCAAGACCTTTGCATCTTTCTTGTGCGCCGATCGGGATTTTGGCGCGGTGTTTTTGGCTGTCACCACGTTTACCACAGTGAGGTCGTGGTCTCTATCTTCTGGCTCTTGTCGCCGCTTTGCCGAACGGGTTTTGCCTTTTTCATCTTGGTCGCGATAGCGTCTCCTCGGTTCTTTGATAAGATGAGAGAACGCTGCTAGTTTGCCTTCCCTTATCGCTTGTTCTAATGCATCCTTCAGGTCAAAGCAGTCCTGCGTTTGGTGACCGTAACCCTTGTGGTAGTCACAATAGAAGTTCTTGTTTCCTCCCGTACGGTCCTTGAGTGGTCGGGGCTTCGGCAGGATCCCCTTCTCGGCTATTTGTtgataaacttccatgatgggGAGAGTGAGCGAGGTGTAGTTGGCGAATTTTCCGATCTGGGGGAATGACCTGGGTGTCTTGCTTGGCGCTTCCTCCCTGGTTTGTTCCTTCAGTCTTTCTCCGTTACCCTGTTGCCGAAATTGGTTGTAGCCGGACTGCCGtttattggcagccacgactcggCTGACTTTCTCGTCGTTTATATACTCTTTTGCTACCGTCTGGATCTCGTGCATCGTCCAAACTGGCTTTGTGGTAAGGTGTTTTCGAAAGTTTtcgttgaggaggccgttcgtCAGGCAAAGGCTGGCCACCGAATCGGTTAGGCCGTCAatttccaagcattcgtcgttgaaccggTCCAGGTATTTTCTAGTCGACTCTCCCTGTCTCTGGGTTACCCCCAGAAGGTTGATCGGGTGCTTTGCCTTTGCTATTCGTGTTGTTAACTGGGCCAGGAATGCACGACTGATGTCCGAGAACCCGTGGATGGACCCCTGCGGTAGGCCGTTGAACCATCTGATCGCGGGTCCCGCTAAGGTTACCGGGAAGGCTCGGCACCTCACCTCGTCCCCTACTCCCTCTAGATTCATCCTCGCTTCGAAGGCCGTGAGGTGTTCTAGGGGGTCCTGAGTTCCATcatacctcatgtccgttggtttgTCGAAGTGCTTCGGCAACCGGACTTCTAGAATGGATCGGTGGAATGGGGTAGCGCCCATTATCACGGGTTGTCGTGTCTTCTCGGACCTCCCTTCCTCGTCCTCGCGATCTCGTGCTGTGCGGCGCGTTTCCCTACCTCGGGAGTAGATGATCGTGTCATGTCGTCTTCTTGGAATCGGGGACTCTTCACGCGTGCTTTTCGCTTCCGTTCGGGATGCGGAGGCGCGTCGTAGTCGGCTTCGGTGGGAGT is a window from the Arachis stenosperma cultivar V10309 chromosome 3, arast.V10309.gnm1.PFL2, whole genome shotgun sequence genome containing:
- the LOC130966819 gene encoding uncharacterized protein LOC130966819; the protein is MSAEITGLPNLFQTFMCASDDEGGNEKSATEKSAAPPEDKAASEQGTAADKTGTSAQGAAIEGDKAVHVSPFREVIGTGGSTSNPDADDEVEEVPSLKRKRKSSSSPEGVLTVMERNFDAGNFIDSQLIPGTEEYFHESSLAGQARWMYRTLLRGAVIARKAEFELSGMESLRRRLESAGKANNELKSEVETLREQLTQSEEKLDAAEKKATAAEKKATTAEKKLEESDTTVSRLVEREMALESQVGAAQKRVAEIEKEKQIAEAELATWKAKYKDVVKQGKGAILATEEALKAQVKIVAPEFDTSAIGVFKVIKDGKIVDVPKK